One Desulfovibrio fairfieldensis genomic window carries:
- the gyrA gene encoding DNA gyrase subunit A, whose translation MSEAQDGQHPQINIEKELRQSYLEYSLSVIIGRAIPDARDGLKPVHRRIMFAQYELANNYNRPHKKSARIVGDVIGKYHPHGDSAVYDALVRLAQEFSMRDPLVDGQGNFGSIDGDSAAAMRYTEVRMSRLAQEFLGDLDKNTVDFRPNYDNTLQEPSVMPTKVPNLLLNGSSGIAVGMATNIPPHNLGELCDALQLLLDNPQCSVDDLMEYVKGPDFPTAGFVYAGKGLYDAYHTGRGTVKMRGRVEIEERKKGLQSVVIREIPFGLNKSSLVEKIAALVNDRKIDGIADLRDESDRKGIRIVIDLKRGVIPDIVVNALYKFTPLESSFGINMLAVVDNRPVLLTLKSALSCFVDHRREVVIRRTRYDLEKAEARAHILEGLRIAIDHIDQVVALIRASANPEEARQGLMETFELSEIQARAILDMRLQRLTGLQREELLAEYKDLLQKIEFYKSVLDNSEVLRSEMKREIREIRETFVTPRRTEVLTEALGGIDIEDLIPDDEVVITLSRRGYMKRTNLENYQQQKRGGKGIAALHTSDDDYVQEFLTTTNHQYLCLFTNKGRMHQLKVHQVPEGSRTAKGVHINNLLPLEEGEWVTTVLALREFAEDKYFLFVTRRGMVKRSSASLYARCRKTGLMAVGLREDDELVVVRPIREDNHIVLATADGFAIRFSCGDIRPMGRVATGVKGIALRRQDSVVAGVVLKDVDQTTEIMSISANGYGKRTRVDLYRLQSRGGKGIINFKVTAKTGPVVGAMPVRDNDGLILLTSANKIVRIGVDEVRSKGRATMGVMLVRLDEGARVVGFDRVDEGGQIVRDLSVELDEADGMPSVASASDSADGRGSKPDAEPNQDGDED comes from the coding sequence GTGTCTGAAGCGCAAGACGGACAGCATCCGCAAATCAACATAGAAAAAGAACTCCGCCAGTCCTATCTGGAGTACTCCCTTTCGGTCATCATCGGGCGCGCCATTCCGGACGCCCGTGACGGCCTGAAGCCCGTGCACCGGCGGATCATGTTCGCCCAGTACGAGCTGGCAAACAATTACAACCGCCCGCACAAGAAGTCCGCGCGCATCGTCGGCGACGTCATCGGTAAATATCACCCGCACGGCGATTCGGCGGTCTATGACGCCTTGGTGCGCCTGGCGCAGGAATTTTCCATGCGCGATCCCCTGGTGGACGGCCAGGGCAACTTCGGCTCCATCGACGGCGACTCTGCGGCGGCAATGCGCTACACGGAAGTGCGCATGTCCCGGCTGGCCCAGGAATTCCTGGGCGACCTGGACAAGAATACCGTGGATTTCCGGCCCAACTACGACAATACCCTGCAGGAACCCTCGGTGATGCCCACCAAGGTGCCCAATCTGCTGCTCAACGGTTCGTCGGGCATTGCCGTGGGCATGGCCACCAATATTCCGCCGCACAACCTGGGCGAACTCTGTGACGCGCTGCAGCTTCTGCTGGACAATCCCCAGTGCAGCGTGGACGACCTCATGGAGTACGTGAAGGGGCCGGACTTCCCCACCGCCGGTTTTGTCTACGCGGGCAAGGGACTGTACGACGCCTACCATACGGGCCGGGGCACGGTAAAAATGCGCGGCCGGGTGGAAATCGAGGAGCGCAAAAAAGGCCTCCAGTCCGTGGTCATCAGGGAAATTCCCTTTGGCCTGAACAAATCCAGCCTGGTGGAAAAAATCGCGGCCCTGGTCAATGACCGCAAGATCGACGGCATTGCGGATTTGCGCGATGAATCGGACCGCAAGGGCATCCGCATCGTCATTGACCTCAAGCGCGGCGTGATTCCGGATATTGTGGTCAATGCCCTGTATAAATTCACGCCCCTGGAATCCAGCTTCGGCATCAATATGCTGGCTGTGGTGGACAACCGGCCGGTGCTGCTTACTCTTAAAAGCGCACTGAGCTGCTTTGTGGACCACCGGCGCGAAGTGGTCATTCGCCGTACCCGTTACGATCTGGAAAAAGCCGAAGCCCGGGCCCATATTCTGGAAGGTCTGCGCATCGCCATAGACCATATCGACCAGGTGGTGGCCCTGATCCGCGCATCGGCCAATCCTGAGGAAGCCCGCCAGGGCCTCATGGAAACCTTCGAGCTGTCCGAAATTCAGGCCAGGGCCATTCTGGACATGCGTCTGCAACGCCTCACCGGTTTGCAGCGCGAGGAACTGCTGGCCGAATACAAGGATCTGCTCCAGAAAATCGAATTCTATAAGTCCGTGCTGGACAATTCGGAAGTGCTGCGCAGCGAGATGAAGCGCGAGATCCGCGAGATTCGGGAAACGTTCGTCACGCCCCGGCGCACGGAAGTGCTCACCGAGGCCTTGGGCGGCATCGACATCGAGGACCTGATCCCGGACGATGAGGTGGTCATCACCCTGTCCCGCCGCGGGTACATGAAGCGCACCAATCTGGAAAATTACCAGCAGCAGAAGCGCGGCGGCAAGGGCATTGCGGCCCTGCACACCTCGGACGACGATTACGTGCAGGAATTCCTGACCACCACCAATCACCAGTATCTCTGTCTGTTCACCAACAAAGGCCGCATGCACCAGCTCAAGGTGCATCAGGTGCCCGAGGGCAGCCGCACGGCCAAGGGCGTGCATATTAACAATCTGCTGCCGCTGGAAGAGGGCGAGTGGGTCACCACGGTGCTGGCCCTGCGCGAGTTTGCCGAGGACAAGTATTTCCTCTTTGTGACCCGGCGCGGCATGGTCAAACGCTCTTCGGCCTCGCTCTATGCCCGCTGCCGTAAAACCGGACTCATGGCCGTGGGCCTGCGCGAGGACGACGAGCTGGTGGTGGTGCGGCCCATCCGCGAGGACAATCACATTGTACTGGCCACGGCGGACGGCTTTGCCATCCGCTTTTCCTGCGGTGACATCCGGCCCATGGGTCGGGTGGCCACTGGGGTCAAGGGCATTGCCCTGCGCCGCCAAGACAGTGTGGTGGCCGGGGTGGTTCTCAAGGATGTGGATCAGACCACGGAAATCATGTCCATTTCGGCCAACGGCTACGGCAAGCGCACCAGGGTGGATCTTTACCGCCTTCAGTCGCGCGGCGGCAAGGGCATCATCAACTTCAAGGTCACGGCCAAGACAGGCCCGGTGGTGGGCGCCATGCCCGTGCGGGATAACGACGGCCTGATCCTGCTGACCTCGGCCAACAAGATTGTGCGCATCGGCGTGGACGAGGTGCGCAGCAAGGGCCGGGCCACCATGGGCGTGATGCTGGTACGCCTGGACGAAGGCGCGCGCGTGGTGGGCTTTGACCGTGTGGACGAGGGCGGCCAGATCGTACGTGATCTCAGCGTGGAGCTGGATGAGGCGGACGGCATGCCTTCCGTTGCCTCCGCCTCTGATTCCGCCGACGGCCGTGGCTCGAAGCCGGACGCGGAACCGAATCAGGATGGTGATGAGGACTAA
- a CDS encoding tetratricopeptide repeat protein yields the protein MRTKPRPRSCLLLAALALWACLATGCEQDALLTDDLGAARAAMAERNWPLAERLLERYLREERNPDQRWEAWQQLLSVVNSANPEARATLEYLEVMLAEFADDDARTKVVLERMGRLNESLRHYDRAADAWSSYIGLAGLTPGETVEGYRRLAATQFSQRRFDAGEETLQQCLALPLADHDKIMCMYDLADQNMAREHWQEVADLSQQILDSGPDKEVRGLAGYLLGDALEQLGRGEEALKQFELARDEYPNPSVMDNRIAHLRKKLKK from the coding sequence ATGAGGACTAAACCGCGCCCGCGTTCGTGCCTGCTGCTGGCGGCCCTGGCTCTTTGGGCCTGCCTGGCGACCGGTTGCGAACAAGATGCGTTGCTGACCGACGACCTCGGCGCGGCGCGCGCGGCAATGGCCGAGCGCAACTGGCCTCTGGCCGAACGCCTGCTGGAACGTTATCTGCGCGAGGAGCGAAATCCGGACCAGCGCTGGGAGGCCTGGCAGCAGTTGTTGAGCGTGGTCAATTCCGCCAATCCGGAAGCCCGCGCCACTCTGGAATATCTGGAGGTCATGCTGGCGGAATTCGCGGACGACGACGCCCGCACCAAGGTTGTGCTGGAGCGCATGGGGCGGCTTAATGAAAGCCTGCGACATTATGACCGTGCGGCGGACGCCTGGAGCTCCTATATCGGGCTGGCCGGCCTGACGCCGGGGGAAACCGTGGAGGGCTATCGTCGGCTGGCCGCCACGCAGTTCAGTCAGCGCCGTTTCGACGCCGGGGAGGAAACCCTGCAGCAATGCCTGGCCCTGCCTCTGGCGGATCACGACAAGATCATGTGCATGTATGATCTGGCGGACCAAAACATGGCCCGCGAGCACTGGCAGGAAGTGGCGGACCTCAGCCAGCAGATCCTGGACAGCGGGCCGGACAAGGAAGTGAGGGGCCTGGCTGGTTATCTGCTGGGTGATGCCCTGGAACAGCTGGGGCGGGGCGAGGAAGCCCTGAAACAATTTGAACTGGCGCGCGACGAATATCCCAATCCGTCGGTCATGGACAATCGCATTGCGCATTTGCGCAAAAAACTGAAGAAGTAG